Proteins encoded in a region of the Hippocampus zosterae strain Florida chromosome 11, ASM2543408v3, whole genome shotgun sequence genome:
- the yipf4 gene encoding protein YIPF4 isoform X1, which produces MQFSPNNGDFTFVSSTEAQELSGTIAAPEIKVNMGSDSGKDPYATAFLRQRGYGWLLEVEEDDGEENKPLLDELDIDVKDIYYKIRCVLMPMPSLGYNRQVVRDNPDFWGPLAVVLLFSMISIYGQFRVVSWIITIWIFGSLTIFLLARVLGGEVSYGQVLGVIGYSLLPLIVIAPFLLVIGGFEVVSTFIKLFGVFWAAYSAASLLVGDEFKTKKPLLIYPIFLLYIYFLSLYTGV; this is translated from the exons ATGCAGTTTTCTCCCAACAACGGAGACTTTACATTTGTCTCCTCGACTGAGGCGCAAG AGCTTAGTGGCACAATCGCTGCCCCTGAGATCAAAGTCAATATGGGCAGTGACAGTGGTAAAGACCCCTATGCCACTGCCTTCCTGCGACAGCGAGGGTACGGTTGGCTGCTGGAAGTGGAAGAAGATGATGGTGAGGAGAACAAACCTCTTCT TGATGAGCTGGACATTGACGTGAAGGACATCTACTACAAGATTCGGTGTGTGCTTATGCCAATGCCATCGTTGGGCTACAACAGACAGGTGGTCAGAGATAACCCGGACTTCTGGGGCCCACTTGCTGTGGTCCTACTCTTCTCTATGATCTCGATCTATGGACAGTTTAGG GTGGTTTCCTGGATCATCACCATCTGGATATTTGGATCACTAACAATTTTTCTCTTGGCACGTGTTCTTGGCGGCGAG GTTTCCTACGGTCAGGTCCTAGGAGTGATTGGATATTCCCTTCTTCCGCTAATTGTTATAGCCCCATTTCTTCTTGTGATCGGAGGTTTTGAGGTGGTTTCGACCTTCATCAAA CTGTTTGGAGTTTTCTGGGCCGCCTACAGCGCTGCATCACTGCTGGTTGGCGatgaatttaaaacaaagaagccTCTTCTCATCTATCCCATTTTTCTTCTGTACATTTACTTCCTATCACTCTATACCGGTGTCTGA
- the yipf4 gene encoding protein YIPF4 isoform X2 gives MQFSPNNGDFTFVSSTEAQELSGTIAAPEIKVNMGSDSGKDPYATAFLRQRGYGWLLEVEEDDGEENKPLLDELDIDVKDIYYKIRCVLMPMPSLGYNRQVVRDNPDFWGPLAVVLLFSMISIYGQFRVVSWIITIWIFGSLTIFLLARVLGGELFGVFWAAYSAASLLVGDEFKTKKPLLIYPIFLLYIYFLSLYTGV, from the exons ATGCAGTTTTCTCCCAACAACGGAGACTTTACATTTGTCTCCTCGACTGAGGCGCAAG AGCTTAGTGGCACAATCGCTGCCCCTGAGATCAAAGTCAATATGGGCAGTGACAGTGGTAAAGACCCCTATGCCACTGCCTTCCTGCGACAGCGAGGGTACGGTTGGCTGCTGGAAGTGGAAGAAGATGATGGTGAGGAGAACAAACCTCTTCT TGATGAGCTGGACATTGACGTGAAGGACATCTACTACAAGATTCGGTGTGTGCTTATGCCAATGCCATCGTTGGGCTACAACAGACAGGTGGTCAGAGATAACCCGGACTTCTGGGGCCCACTTGCTGTGGTCCTACTCTTCTCTATGATCTCGATCTATGGACAGTTTAGG GTGGTTTCCTGGATCATCACCATCTGGATATTTGGATCACTAACAATTTTTCTCTTGGCACGTGTTCTTGGCGGCGAG CTGTTTGGAGTTTTCTGGGCCGCCTACAGCGCTGCATCACTGCTGGTTGGCGatgaatttaaaacaaagaagccTCTTCTCATCTATCCCATTTTTCTTCTGTACATTTACTTCCTATCACTCTATACCGGTGTCTGA
- the exo1 gene encoding exonuclease 1 isoform X1: MGIPGLLQFIKDAGEPINVKKYKGHTVAVDTYCWLHKGAFSCAEKLAKGEPTDQYVWYCMKYVDMLFSFNVKPILVFDGRNLPSKREVEKARRERREANLQKGRQLLRDGKLSEARDCFTRCINITPAMAHNLIKAARARGVDCVVAPYEADAQLAYLTKSGLAHAVITEDSDLLAFGCKKVILKMDKEGNGLEIDQRNLGRCRSLGNVFTEEKFRYMCILSGCDYLASLHGIGLGKACKLLRLAKDPDILKVIKKMGQYLKMDLAVPEEYIEGFVRANQTFLYQLVFDPVSRKIVPLNPYAEDINPATLSYAGVPVGEDTALQMALGNLDINTMEKIDDFNPDNPMTQPAKHRSRSWNESRVPGPAGLSIWSSSRKVTSIAPAQPSASPDRPPSTRGKERVINLAKVRLPCKTVQVKRPREDRSLSDQDVLQQYSSIVKRSKSDQQPETLKLIPIGLPRPRNRFATLLQRRNQDVDDEDQAMSSRFFSNSSSAAINIKESAQVGFGQSVGPQATSLLEHTSMPDCSEGPEAPSVETPSPPPSPNRTSPHSGSQGLRLFNWSDGSPPTDRSQTLKSSLGLDGLQQFQYKKDRLSLSTKSSVHRSPKEDDNLKVSLSSQYSAYFSQSQPSLVSLYKEETLHCGHNFSCSVPEMDSESEQSPTCSNEAGDTFGMLQLKVTGLSKPKKLKSLVKATKVHTLGPARASGLRKKSSTNNASLQATISSLWKKYSLKK, encoded by the exons ATGGGCATCCCTGGCCTACTGCAGTTCATCAAAGATGCAGGAGAGCCAATCAATGTGAAGAAATATAAAGGCCATACTGTGGCTGTGGACACATACTGTTGGCTTCATAAAGGAGCATTTTCATGTGCTGAGAAGCTCGCTAAAGGAGAACCAACTGATCA GTATGTATGGTACTGTATGAAATACGTGGACATGCTGTTTTCCTTCAATGTGAAACCAATTCTGGTATTCGATGGACGTAATCTACCTTCAAAACGAGAAGTGGAAAAGGCTCGCAGAGA GCGTCGAGAAGCAAACCTCCAAAAAGGCCGGCAACTGCTACGAGACGGCAAACTTTCTGAGGCCAGAGACTGCTTTACCCGGTGTATCAACATCACTCCAGCCATGGCACATAATCTGATTAAG GCCGCGAGGGCGAGGGGAGTAGATTGTGTCGTGGCCCCATATGAGGCTGATGCTCAACTGGCATACCTGACCAAGTCTGGTTTGGCTCATGCAGTCATCACGGAAGACTCTGACCTTCTGGCATTTGGCTGTAAAAAG GTGATCCTAAAAATGGACAAGGAGGGAAACGGCCTGGAGATTGACCAGCGCAACCTTGGTCGATGTCGCTCCCTGGGCAACGTTTTCACGGAGGAGAAGTTTCGCTATATGTGCATACTCTCTGGCTGTGACTACCTGGCCTCTCTGCATGGTATTGGCCTGGGCAAGGCCTGCAAGCTGCTGAGACTGGCAAAAGACCCTGATATCCTTAAG GTGATCAAGAAAATGGGCCAGTACTTAAAGATGGATCTCGCAGTCCCTGAAGAGTACATTGAAGGATTTGTCCGAGCCAATCAAACCTTTCTTTACCAGTTGGTATTTGATCCTGTCAGCAGGAAGATTGTCCCCCTCAACCCATATGCAGAGGACATCAACCCGGCCACTCTCAGTTATGCCGGAGT GCCTGTCGGAGAAGACACAGCCTTGCAGATGGCCTTAGGGAACCTTGACATCAACACAATGGAGAAGATTGATGACTTCAACCCAGACAATCCTATGACACAG CCCGCAAAACACCGCAGTCGCAGCTGGAATGAGAGCAGGGTCCCCGGTCCTGCTGGGCTCAGTATTTGGAGTAGTAGTAGGAAGGTGACGTCAATTGCACCGGCCCAGCCTTCTGCCTCCCCTGACAGGCCCCCGTCCACCAGGGGGAAGGAGAGAGTCATCAACCTGGCTAAGGTCAGGCTTCCCTGCAAAACCGTGCAAGTGAAGAGACCGCGAGAAG ACAGGAGTCTATCAGATCAAGATGTTCTGCAGCAGTACTCCTCCATTGTAAAGCGATCCAAGTCAGACCAGCAGCCAGAAACATTAAAGTTAATACCAATCGGTCTGCCACGGCCACGCAACCGCTTTGCCACACTCCTGCAGAGGAGGAACCAGGATGTCGATGACGAAGACCAGGCCATGAGCAGcag ATTCTTCAGCAATTCCAGTTCAGCTGCCATCAATATAAAGGAATCTGCTCAGGTGGGTTTCGGTCAGAGTGTGGGGCCCCAAGCTACAAGCCTTCTTGAGCACACTTCCATGCCCGACTGCTCAGAAGGGCCCGAAGCTCCAAGCGTGGAAACACCCAGCCCACCTCCTTCTCCGAATCGCACATCCCCCCATTCAGGCAGTCAGGGCCTCAGACTCTTTAACTGGTCAGACGGTTCGCCCCCGACTGATCGATCACAGACACTGAAGTCTAGTTTAGGCCTGGATGGCCTGCAGCAGTTCCAGTATAAGAAGGACCGTCTCTCCTTATCCACCAAGTCCTCAGTTCACAGAAGCCCAAAAGAGGATGACAACCTCAAAGTCTCTCTTTCTTCCCAGTACAGCGCCTATTTTTCCCAGTCCCAGCCTTCCCTTGTTTCTTTATACAAAGAAGAAACACTCCACTGTGGCCACAACTTCTCCTGTTCAGTGCCC GAAATGGATTCTGAGTCCGAGCAGAGTCCCACGTGCTCCAACGAAGCCGGGGATACATTTGGAATGTTACAATTAAAG
- the exo1 gene encoding exonuclease 1 isoform X2 produces the protein MGIPGLLQFIKDAGEPINVKKYKGHTVAVDTYCWLHKGAFSCAEKLAKGEPTDQYVWYCMKYVDMLFSFNVKPILVFDGRNLPSKREVEKARRERREANLQKGRQLLRDGKLSEARDCFTRCINITPAMAHNLIKAARARGVDCVVAPYEADAQLAYLTKSGLAHAVITEDSDLLAFGCKKVILKMDKEGNGLEIDQRNLGRCRSLGNVFTEEKFRYMCILSGCDYLASLHGIGLGKACKLLRLAKDPDILKVIKKMGQYLKMDLAVPEEYIEGFVRANQTFLYQLVFDPVSRKIVPLNPYAEDINPATLSYAGVPVGEDTALQMALGNLDINTMEKIDDFNPDNPMTQPAKHRSRSWNESRVPGPAGLSIWSSSRKVTSIAPAQPSASPDRPPSTRGKERVINLAKVRLPCKTVQVKRPREDRSLSDQDVLQQYSSIVKRSKSDQQPETLKLIPIGLPRPRNRFATLLQRRNQDVDDEDQAMSSRFFSNSSSAAINIKESAQYSAYFSQSQPSLVSLYKEETLHCGHNFSCSVPEMDSESEQSPTCSNEAGDTFGMLQLKVTGLSKPKKLKSLVKATKVHTLGPARASGLRKKSSTNNASLQATISSLWKKYSLKK, from the exons ATGGGCATCCCTGGCCTACTGCAGTTCATCAAAGATGCAGGAGAGCCAATCAATGTGAAGAAATATAAAGGCCATACTGTGGCTGTGGACACATACTGTTGGCTTCATAAAGGAGCATTTTCATGTGCTGAGAAGCTCGCTAAAGGAGAACCAACTGATCA GTATGTATGGTACTGTATGAAATACGTGGACATGCTGTTTTCCTTCAATGTGAAACCAATTCTGGTATTCGATGGACGTAATCTACCTTCAAAACGAGAAGTGGAAAAGGCTCGCAGAGA GCGTCGAGAAGCAAACCTCCAAAAAGGCCGGCAACTGCTACGAGACGGCAAACTTTCTGAGGCCAGAGACTGCTTTACCCGGTGTATCAACATCACTCCAGCCATGGCACATAATCTGATTAAG GCCGCGAGGGCGAGGGGAGTAGATTGTGTCGTGGCCCCATATGAGGCTGATGCTCAACTGGCATACCTGACCAAGTCTGGTTTGGCTCATGCAGTCATCACGGAAGACTCTGACCTTCTGGCATTTGGCTGTAAAAAG GTGATCCTAAAAATGGACAAGGAGGGAAACGGCCTGGAGATTGACCAGCGCAACCTTGGTCGATGTCGCTCCCTGGGCAACGTTTTCACGGAGGAGAAGTTTCGCTATATGTGCATACTCTCTGGCTGTGACTACCTGGCCTCTCTGCATGGTATTGGCCTGGGCAAGGCCTGCAAGCTGCTGAGACTGGCAAAAGACCCTGATATCCTTAAG GTGATCAAGAAAATGGGCCAGTACTTAAAGATGGATCTCGCAGTCCCTGAAGAGTACATTGAAGGATTTGTCCGAGCCAATCAAACCTTTCTTTACCAGTTGGTATTTGATCCTGTCAGCAGGAAGATTGTCCCCCTCAACCCATATGCAGAGGACATCAACCCGGCCACTCTCAGTTATGCCGGAGT GCCTGTCGGAGAAGACACAGCCTTGCAGATGGCCTTAGGGAACCTTGACATCAACACAATGGAGAAGATTGATGACTTCAACCCAGACAATCCTATGACACAG CCCGCAAAACACCGCAGTCGCAGCTGGAATGAGAGCAGGGTCCCCGGTCCTGCTGGGCTCAGTATTTGGAGTAGTAGTAGGAAGGTGACGTCAATTGCACCGGCCCAGCCTTCTGCCTCCCCTGACAGGCCCCCGTCCACCAGGGGGAAGGAGAGAGTCATCAACCTGGCTAAGGTCAGGCTTCCCTGCAAAACCGTGCAAGTGAAGAGACCGCGAGAAG ACAGGAGTCTATCAGATCAAGATGTTCTGCAGCAGTACTCCTCCATTGTAAAGCGATCCAAGTCAGACCAGCAGCCAGAAACATTAAAGTTAATACCAATCGGTCTGCCACGGCCACGCAACCGCTTTGCCACACTCCTGCAGAGGAGGAACCAGGATGTCGATGACGAAGACCAGGCCATGAGCAGcag ATTCTTCAGCAATTCCAGTTCAGCTGCCATCAATATAAAGGAATCTGCTCAG TACAGCGCCTATTTTTCCCAGTCCCAGCCTTCCCTTGTTTCTTTATACAAAGAAGAAACACTCCACTGTGGCCACAACTTCTCCTGTTCAGTGCCC GAAATGGATTCTGAGTCCGAGCAGAGTCCCACGTGCTCCAACGAAGCCGGGGATACATTTGGAATGTTACAATTAAAG